The Venturia canescens isolate UGA chromosome 10, ASM1945775v1, whole genome shotgun sequence genome segment TTTGGCATCAACGTTACAACGGAGTTAGCGCCCTCTGTCGGTGCTTTTCTCGCCCTCTTATACACTCTTTTTCCCTCCGAGCATCCCGACACTCGCCCCCGCGCGCGCTTTCGCCCCCTTTTTACGCTTCTAATATCCCACGCGCTCGACTCCCTTTCTACCATTCGTGCAGTAAACAAAAACTATAAAGAACCGTTTCGCCATAGGCCGTGCGCTGCTGCACCCCGCCGCGCGAGTATGTGCGTTAAAAGAAAGTGTCGCGCTAGAAAAAGCCCCGGCTGAATATCAATTTCTTCTTAAGGGgcacatatttttctttttaaacgTTTTCGCACTGTGCTGTTATTTCAAATCTTTCTTTCATCCGTTCAAACCCACCATTTTTCAGGTCTCGTCATCACACTCCTTAAAAAATACCTGTCTTCACGGCTATTTTCAATTGGTCTCTCGGTCCCCGTATGACGAGAATTATCAGGCACATTTTCGTCGAAATCCACGAGGGAAGGGCTTCGAATTGTATTCGTTACTGTTCCAGCCACACTTTTTGTgtttaatttcaatttttcataacaaAAACAACTCGCGCAGGGTCCCTTTCAAGCTGGAACGGTTGGAATACGAGTCGCTACGAGCTCCGGAATGCTTCCGTTCATTCCGGAATCACCAAAATGAATTCAATTGGGGAGCTTCATCGAAGTTTCCGAtaagtttatcaaaaaatcgagattttcgtgTAGCCCggagacgcggcagcgtcttgacgcaCAGTACGAAAGATTTCATCAGCAAAAGCGGTGGGTCGAGATTTATCCTCGGGAAATGGCAAATTCCCCTGAATTTTAAACCTCAAAAGTCGCTGTGAGAAGTACAAAAGAACAAATTTCCCGAATCCCATATTTTCTTGGCACTTCGCCGGTCGTTTCGACCACTCTTTTCTCGAAGTATGATAAATTAAGGGGTTTCCAGCATAAAATGCTTCTCGGATTCGTTTCTTTATCTTTACGTACGTATACATTTTTGtatgagaaataaaatcgCAATATACATAAAAGTCCCATTAGCGTTGTCTGATAGCGAGTTAAGGACACGCGCGTGTGTCTCACTCTACATTTATACACAGTTTGACGTAGTCCGTCCAGCATCCTTTGCGACTTTCCATCTTCGCGTTGAACGAGAGACGACACGAGACGGGGGAGTAGAAGGGAAAGGATACCAGCCGCTGCTTGGGCGAGGGTCTCTTTGTAccttaaatttaattatgcaTCGACTATCTTCGTCCTCCGAGGCCGAGACAGCGGGAAAGtaagtgagagagggatagggAAAGACAGGGAAACAGGACGGTTAACCGAATTATCGTGAAACGTGCCTCGCTAAATAACGTCACTAAAATCTGAGCTTTGCTGCTCGAGGATGGGCCGGCGAAGCATGGCGCGTCCGAAGCGCGCTTGCTTCGCGTCGGAGTTGTCGAGCTTCTGAAAAGCTTGAATGCATACGAGTTCTCGATCGTGAGGGATCGAGAACCTCGGAGAGCCATCAATCATCGAGGGGGCGCATCGAGTGTCGCAGGTCCGCGCGTTAAATCCCGAGTTCGAGAAAACGATTTCTGGTGGAGTTGGTACTTCGATATACTTTGGAGAAAGCACGAAaatcgtgaagaaaaaaattcaaggctGTAGATATGAGAGGTCTCCGTTCGATAATCCCCGCGAATCCACCGATTCGCAAGCCGAGTGACGATTTCGTATCGATAATCCGAGATCCGGGATGGATTTTCGGCCCGATTTTCGtaccaaacttttgcatttcGCTTGACATTTATTCCCTTTCGGGTCCGGAGTTTCGTACACGACGATAGAGGCGTCTGGGGGCGTTATCAATGAGGGGGGTGGGGCGGAGCCTCGATGCTTGAGAACGGACGGTGGAGGGAGCAGCACGATTTCGTAGCGGTTTATACAACGTGTATAACGCGGATCGCGACAGTCCGCGAGGAGTTGGGTGGGGGCTGGGGGAAAAGCGAGCGTTACAGGGAGTCGAGCCGTGTGGGCCGGGGTCGGGGAATCCAGGTGGGGGGCAGATATCGGACGGCCCCAACCCCGCCAGCGTCATCCGGCGTTCCCTCTCCGTGCTCCGACTCCCGCGTGAAACGCCTCGGCCCTcgtcgcccccccccccccctcgctctctctctctctctctctcccccccagCCCCACTCTCTCTCGGACACCGCGCGCACCGCGATATCGCGGATACGCGGATAACCACGCGCCCGGCACCGCTCAGTCGCGACGCGCTCGTCACGCGGTGCACATCGTTACGTTCGCGCGCTCGTCGCTTTCGTCGTGGTTTCCTATTTAACGTCGCTCTCGATTacatattttatatatatacaacgACATGTATATATAGATGCCGATATGGGTTATTAATTTGtacaaaaagaagaagaaaattacataaaaatgtgtcatttttattgatcggatttcttcttgttttatttcgcGTCGCGATTTAATCGTTTCTCTGTCTCTACGTGTACTCTTTGGAATCCCTGACACCCGCTCggttcgtcgtcgtcgttgaacGCGTGTGCGCGACGCAACATCAAGCCGCAGATAAGGTCGCACGCTTGCCCGGGCTCTCTTCCTGTCAAAACGAACCTTCGAAACGTGATTCTCGCAAGCCCAATCCGCTCAGGGGCAATTAGAACTTGGAGGCTTTGTCTCGAGGATCCTCTTCGGTCGTCCTCGAAGGGACGGAGGAGGGAGCCTGTTGATTTACGCAGCCGTTCGGAACTCCTGCTGAAAGGATTTTTTCGTCCAGTGGAATATCGGTGGTGCGTGCGAGACGTTGACGATTGAGAAAAGTTTTTGTTTTGGCATGGTATCCCCGCACGGAAGTTGTTACCTCGTCGggtaaacaaaatttattttttttgtttatccgCTCATCGCCGGTGCGATGTGAACGAGGCTCTTTTTGGTTCTGCGTTATTTTCGTTGGACGAACTATTGAACGAGGTAATCTCACAGGGCGAGGAAGTTTGGCGGGAATGATTCTGGTCTGCCGGAAACGTCGCGGCCACGCAATAATAATGACTCTCGTCTTATAAATGGGACTTTTTATCGCGAGCGAAGTTTGTGCCGCGGTGCTAATTAAAATCTTGTATCTCGGCGCTCATTTGGAAGTCTCGTATAAATAGATAATCATTCGTTGAGGCGGGACTGAGATACTTGGAGGAGAAAGAGGCGCAACGATGCGCTCTGCCTTCGGCGCTGTTTCGTTGCCGTTGCTCGTTAAAATTCATTCTCGTGCTATCGAGAATAAGTCACGAATTAATGATCTTTAACTTTGGTTTGGGTTTGGATAAACTTAAGGAAGCTCGAATCTCAACTGTGATTGCAGATGACGGCGGTGCTTCGATGAGTGCGGGGAATTTCGAGGAGATTCACGCAAGTACATAATCGAAGGAACGAAAGAATATTAATTAAGGCAGACAATAAAAGGCACGCGGGGGGAAGGAAAGGATTGTCGGGACGAAGAGAAAAGGAGATTGAAGCAGCGGTAAAATGACTCAACAAAGCGGGGCAGGCTCGCCTCAGCAGTTTTGCCTGCGATGGAACAATTATCAGacgaatttgacgaacgtGTTCGATCAATTGCTGCAGAGCGAGAGCTTCGTCGACGTGACACTAGCGTGTGACGGTCATTCGGTGAAGGCTCATAAAATGGTGCTCTCGGCATGCAGCCCATACtttcaaacactttttttcgacAACCCTTGCCATCATCCGATCGTAATAATGAAGGATATCAAGTGGCCGGAATTGAAGGCAGCGATAGAGTTCATGTACAAGGGAGAAATAAACGTGTCACAGGACCAGATCGGTCCGCTGTTGAAAGTTGCCGAGTGCCTGAAGATCCGGGGTCTCGCGGACGTAAACAACGAGCACGAGCTGACCTCCAGATCGATGTCTCTTCACCAGGATAACTCGTCAGCCGGAACGTCCAGCTCCGTCTCGTCCTCCGGGGGAGCCGGGGGAGGCTCCGTTGCTTCGGTTGCCGCGATTCCGAGCGTGCCGCAATTGCACAATCGTAAAAAACGCCGCAGATTGACCAACGAACGTTCGCCCTCTGTACCCAGCCCCGATCACAACAATCCCTGCATGCTCGGCATCGTCGATCACGAAATCGCCGGAAGCCTCATGCTACCGGAAATGCATCCGCTCGGTGGCCAACAAACGCCTTCCTCGACGCCGCGATCAATCGGCTCCCCCAACGTCCCCAGCATCTCCGTAACCCCCCAAATCAACCTTCAAGAACTTCCTCTACCCCTCGTACTTCCACTCCCACCCTCGAGCTCGACGAATCAGAGCTTGCACGGCCTCGTCTCTCATCCGCACCACGTGCCCGGCCACGTGCCTTCCTCTGGACACGTTCCCTCCATCAACCATCTCGCCGCTCACGttcaacaacagcagcagcaacaacaacaacagcagcagcaacaacagcaacagcaacaacagcaggaACAACAACGCCAAGAACAACAACACAGACACGAGCAACAACACCGTCAGGAACAAGAGAGACGCCACGAACAACACAGACAACAACAGGCTCATGCTCTCACCGCACAACAGGCTCATCAGCAACAGGCCCAGCTTCTCCATCATCAACAACAGCTTGGCAACGCTCTCGGTGTCATGGACGATCTTGAAATCAAACCTGGCATCGCTGAGATGATTCGCGAGGAGGAAAGGGTAAGTCCGCTCTCTTCGTTCTTTTGCAAACTCCCGTTTTTTACGCATTACTTGTGGCGTCGTgcaacgattgaaaaaaaaaactcttgtCGGTCGCCAaggaaactcgtttttttttcacaaattgttAATTATACCTGGGAATTAATCGTTAAACACGTCATCCCGGGCGTAGACTGAAATTCTCACGCTTTTTTGTCACCCAATTGATTCTGACGAGTTGATGCGAccgagaaaaattcattccgtaTCGAGAGACATGATGGAAACTGTGCAACGTTCACCCACAAATTTACGCACTctgataatattaattaatatccCATCGcattaaaatgataaattgtAAGCTCGTTGTATTATGCTCGTATCCATATTTGGCCCTGtttcgaaatataatttattcTACAGAGTTGAGAACAATTATTTGTTCATATACAGCTGCAACGATGCGGCCCCATCGAAGCCGTGTAGATATTATTCTGTAtattacaataattaatttaatgCTGACACGCATAAATACGATTTTATATGGCCGAATTTTATTGGCCAGCAATTAGTGGCTTatgaattttcctttttcataaaaatcaatGATAATGAAGAAGCAGCCTCAAAAAAGGAGCTCGAATGATCGAAAATTCCACGGAATCCTTTAAAATTGTTCTACGAATTTATTTCCATgctttttcgtctcttttccTGGAGAATTTCGAGTTCGAAAACTGCGGAGGATCGTGTTTTTGTCTGGCACGGTTGACCGTAAGACGCACGCGCCTTTACGCGATTAGATATTTGGAGCGGATCCTTGAAAAAATAGTCGTTGCTCGAACGAGCGAAACCAAAGTGCCTCGGCGTGGCGTGTAAAAAGCGTAAATTTTTTCGTCCTTTCCTCCCAGCTTTTTATTACGTTGGTCGTGCGTGTTTTCGGCGCGGGCACACGGTTATTTTGGTGACGTAAGAAAATTTTGGGCTGTCGGCGGCACGAGGAGGACCAAACCGAAAAATTGGTACCTCCGATGAAGgggctcgcgcgcgcgcgcgcggcgaGCAAGAGACCGAATTCCATCGCTCCCCCTGTTCGATCATTCTTCTTAAGCACCTTTGCCAAGAACTGGCATTTCTTTCCGGCCGTTTATTGAGACTCCCTGACCACcaacaattttttgttgtctctcccttcctcctcctgtcgcctctctctctctctctctctctctcttatagTCTCCTTCGCTATGAACGCGAAAAAGGAAAGGACTGTGCTCCGCGAACGAGAGAGCTCATTTTAATAAGACGCTATTTCGGTTTACTCGCAAATTGTATGTATTTtagatatttcgaaaattaccTTTACCAGGAAACACGAGAAGCGCGTGATATAACCAGTCAATAGTTGGAATATAATGGTAGACCAGCATGCGGTAATTGGAATGTTGccccactctctctctctctctctctctcgaataTTATACCTTTGACCTTTTTCTTCGCCACGGACAACAAATAcatttaacgatttttcatcattcgctttatttttattcgagcgTTATTACCATTGTTATTGTCATGCTTGAAATtacgaatagaaaaataatggaatcgCTAATGACGCATCATTATTGTTGCTTATAAAAGAATTCAATCACCAAAATAAATGGCTTCTCGTCAAATAATATTAACATTCCTTTCGCTaaggaataaatgaaatatttaacgaGTTACACATCTAAACAGGAACACACGTACCCCCTCGTCTGTGTATGCGTGTGTAATAAAAGTCAGCTAACCGAAAAGTCGATACGCGAGAGCCGCGGAGAATTCCGCGCGAATATATTTTCTATATGATTGCCCAAAGCCATCGCGAGTAAACACGCACACGAATCTACAcacgacacacacacacacacacacactcgggTCTTGCGGCTCGTAAAACTTGACCCACTTTTATCAAAACCGTATATGAGAAGATGATTTCACGGGCGTTTTACTTCGTCGCGAGACTTTTTTCGACGCTtcttattttcacgtttcttaattgtgcttttcaatttttatttttactcgaGATCGGTCGTTAGTCGTGACGAGTGAACTTCGCGAGCCACTAATTCTGGTGGATTTCATCActctttttttcgtggaaacagAAACGATTCGTCCAACATTTATGAAAGTAGATCGAATTTGATGAATTAGTCTGTGAAGTTTAATTTCCAGACGGTCCATTTAAATTGTTGATCCATGAAACGAGAAAATCTGATGAGAAAATTAATGAAGTTTTGAGAATGAACGCTTGCTTTGGAAATTGTTATTTCGGGCCAATAAATCAGTGAGCAGGAGAGAccaaactcattttttattcattcaagaaaaaattgataaatcgcAATAAAATGCTTGAATAATTAACGAAAGGGTTTATAAATGTTGATCATCGTCTGGGATCGTTTGAGAAACATGCACTTTGAAAaggaaagaacgaaaaaagaaaaacgtttgaaaaatcgtgttttcATGTTATTAAAATTTGGAGAGAAACTCCGAGAGTGGTCGCGGGAGTAAAGTTTTGTCGTGTTTCTCGGTGACACGCGACCCTCCttttcttcgtctctctctttctgcctGATTCGTAGGCGCAGACCCGAAGGGCTTCGACCCCTCGAAGGTCCGAGGGAAAGTCTCGAGTCTAGAAACGGGGGACGAGGGATAAAATCTTGTGGAAGGTCCAGCCAGATGGCGTATCAAGGGTTGGCAGGGGGTCGGCTCTCttcttcaatatttctctctcgctctccctcccCCTTGGCCGCCGTTCGGGAGAGCGGGAGAGGAGGCCCTCTCTCCGCTCTTTTCTTCCTTTGTCCCTCAAAGACTCGTGAAAAATGTAGTAAACGGCAGTGAAAAGAACTTTTGGTCGGGCGGCCCTTGCTCGTCCGCGCTATTCACCCTTTTTGGCGCAGAGTTTTTTGGCGTttgttaaaaataaattagaaaatcgGCGAAAACACGATTTTCAGGGACGAAAAATCCCCTGGGAAATGAGCGCTCGAACGGGAATGAACTTCGTGCCAATTCCCCCGTTATTTTCGCGTTGATTGCGGCACGAAGAGCCAAGGAGGGACGGAGTGTGATCGAAAACATAAATATTCAATGATAATCGTTTCGCCATATATGCTCCTGCAAATCGACCGACCTCGACAATCGAATCAATCGATATCCTTAAATTGATTAATCCCATAAACAAAATCTCAATCCCCCTCAAATGAGGCGATCCTCCCCCTCGGTGCAGTTGGACTTTTCATCCTCGGGTCTCCCCCTTAAAATAAAAGACACGCAATAGGCCGGAGATGGGAATAAAAACGATTGTATATGCCACGAATCtcgagggagagcgagagaagggTCGCGACGACGATGGTCGAGGTCAGTATCCACTTGACCACGAGACATACCTGGCTGGTGGCTTTTGCCTCCGTCGAACACGCAACGACGTTGACTTCTCGCCTCCTGCTTTTatcacgtgtttttttttttttcccccactcGTTTCTTCATCTGTTTTACTCTCTTCTACTTATTCCTCTTTCACTTGTTATCCCTACATTTTTAATGTCGTACTTCTTTCTATTCGCGCAAATACACAATCGATATACTTACAACGAAGCACCGACACACATATATAGATACGCCTCGATGAACTTACTTCGCGGATGTCTCATCTATAGAGCATTTTTTCTACGCTGCTTTTAGTACGAATGCTCGTGGCCTCTATTCTCATCGAAACAAATCCATGGGCCCGGAGCGTACACATGTATCGACGAAACAATAACATTTCCGTCTTGCCTACGGTACATAAAAACCGAGTTTCATGCATTACTCAATTATTTACAAGCGACTGTGTCCCATTAGTTATTCATTATGAAAaaggcgaaaaaaatgtcactacgaatcgatattttattctTACACTTCGTTTCCTTTTAACTTGCTGACCTTTTTTTCGTTGGTTTATATACTTGCTCAGatcgttttttcatcaaaaacaaTCGGGTCAGCTGCTCGCTTCTGTACTCTTTCGATTAACTATTTCTGATTCGTGTCTTTGATGCCAGAGTGGAAAAAGTGTCTCTTGCATCCGCTGTGGCAAATGCAATGCAATAATTTCCCTTAATTGATCATTCTACCTCCGGGTATCGAGCCTGCTCCCGCGCTGGCTTCGAACCGCtttatcgattgatttatGAAGCGACTCTTACGTATGATTTGTACCTGTCAAAAAGAGAGTGGGAGCAGATGAcgaaaaaaggattttcgTGGAGCCGGGCAGCGAGAAGCGCGCGTTCTCCTTGTTCCAGGCTGCacttactttttctttttctttttgttttttttattcctctacACGAACGTCATGTCTCGTttttcttcccccccccccccccctcctccctCCCCACTCTTCTTGCTCTCGAACGTTCGACGAATCTCATTTTTCGAGCTTGCTTCGTTCTTCGCTCGTCTCTCCCTTGATTTCTGCTCGTGCGTATGTGTACGTTGGAAcgctgaaaaaaacgaaacaacagCGCGAGGAGCGGGCACGAAACGTCCATTTCGGAAATGGCATCGCTCTCCAGAGAACGACGAATGTTCTGACCCCCCAGCCTCCCCCGCACTCGCCGCTCTTCCTTCCCTCAAAATCCCTTGTCGCATGCAACGTCCCCTTCTCGCCTGTGTTGCCGCGCGGCGCCTCGCTCGACGGTAAATCAGAAATTATCTTGTCGCGCCCCCGCTCGAGAGACCATGCCTCTGCCTTTTCCCATCGAAACTCGCATAAATACCGCGCGACTCCGAGGCGAACCTCTTCGTCCCTTTTGCTTTTTCGCTGCGTGTCCATCGATTATAACCGGCACCCCCTCGCCACCAGCTTTCTCCACTCAATCTCCTCCAAACGTCGATCATTGATCCTCCCCCGCACTGCGTTTACCATTTTTCCATTGAAGAAGTCTCCGCGCTCGCCATATTTTCTTAGATGCGTGGAGGACAAACGTGTCTCTCGATCCCCTGAACAAATGAAAACCCCAATTCCCCAATTCCCCTCGAAATTAACACGCAAAGCTTTCTCAATCACCGAGCTTTTTTCATGCAGTTTCAACCATCGTAGAATTCGGACTGAGCGGTACGATTTTCACAGTTGGCACGGACTAAAATTGCACGAAAAGTTTACCACGCCGCTGCACGACCAAGTTTATATTGCGATTCGCGaaaaacttttatttaaaactcaaatatttttgtccGGAAATTCCTCAGTATTCCAGCCCAATTTGCAGTGCGACgagccattttttcttcgctcctTTTGTTTCCGATAAACAGCTCAGACCAGAGATAAAATCTCGAGAATTTTGATATCTCGATCTCACGATTTTTAGTCTAATCGCTCGAAAGTATTTTacttcaacgaaaaaaatattccttcCCATGCTTTTCGTCTTGGAGCAGCAAT includes the following:
- the LOC122417295 gene encoding protein bric-a-brac 1-like isoform X1; amino-acid sequence: MTQQSGAGSPQQFCLRWNNYQTNLTNVFDQLLQSESFVDVTLACDGHSVKAHKMVLSACSPYFQTLFFDNPCHHPIVIMKDIKWPELKAAIEFMYKGEINVSQDQIGPLLKVAECLKIRGLADVNNEHELTSRSMSLHQDNSSAGTSSSVSSSGGAGGGSVASVAAIPSVPQLHNRKKRRRLTNERSPSVPSPDHNNPCMLGIVDHEIAGSLMLPEMHPLGGQQTPSSTPRSIGSPNVPSISVTPQINLQELPLPLVLPLPPSSSTNQSLHGLVSHPHHVPGHVPSSGHVPSINHLAAHVQQQQQQQQQQQQQQQQQQQQQEQQRQEQQHRHEQQHRQEQERRHEQHRQQQAHALTAQQAHQQQAQLLHHQQQLGNALGVMDDLEIKPGIAEMIREEERAKLLESSHAWLGASTSNISDSYQYQLQSLWQKCWNTNSGLVHNLRFRERGPLKSWRPETMAEAIFSVLKEGLSLSQAARKYDIPYPTFVLYANRVHNMLGPSADGGAGEYLRPKGRGRPQRILLGVWPDEHIRGVIRTVVFRDGNIKEEPTPIYPSLTNYACNGPEGAVSPGAAAAAAVAAVAQGLRHQMCSMVAAAQSHQHDMIATNLSANFQAAVQVSQHHLNNSSPPSSNSNNNNNNNNNSNSNNNNNNNNSNSNNRNSPLMLGLPSPGSGGPPESPIEGSPLASPMAPLMDPAHIPSSVEVGIGVSGMTYKPNRSFMSPRPDNLFQEDISDLVKSAHSHKDKDKIPVKLEPLGESRSEQ
- the LOC122417295 gene encoding protein bric-a-brac 1-like isoform X2, translated to MTQQSGAGSPQQFCLRWNNYQTNLTNVFDQLLQSESFVDVTLACDGHSVKAHKMVLSACSPYFQTLFFDNPCHHPIVIMKDIKWPELKAAIEFMYKGEINVSQDQIGPLLKVAECLKIRGLADVNNEHELTSRSMSLHQDNSSAGTSSSVSSSGGAGGGSVASVAAIPSVPQLHNRKKRRRLTNERSPSVPSPDHNNPCMLGIVDHEIAGSLMLPEMHPLGGQQTPSSTPRSIGSPNVPSISVTPQINLQELPLPLVLPLPPSSSTNQSLHGLVSHPHHVPGHVPSSGHVPSINHLAAHVQQQQQQQQQQQQQQQQQQQQQEQQRQEQQHRHEQQHRQEQERRHEQHRQQQAHALTAQQAHQQQAQLLHHQQQLGNALGVMDDLEIKPGIAEMIREEERAKLLESSHAWLGASTSNISDSYQYQLQSLWQKCWNTNSGLVHNLRFRERGPLKSWRPETMAEAIFSVLKEGLSLSQAARKYDIPYPTFVLYANRVHNMLGPSADGGADLRPKGRGRPQRILLGVWPDEHIRGVIRTVVFRDGNIKEEPTPIYPSLTNYACNGPEGAVSPGAAAAAAVAAVAQGLRHQMCSMVAAAQSHQHDMIATNLSANFQAAVQVSQHHLNNSSPPSSNSNNNNNNNNNSNSNNNNNNNNSNSNNRNSPLMLGLPSPGSGGPPESPIEGSPLASPMAPLMDPAHIPSSVEVGIGVSGMTYKPNRSFMSPRPDNLFQEDISDLVKSAHSHKDKDKIPVKLEPLGESRSEQ